The Spodoptera frugiperda isolate SF20-4 chromosome 9, AGI-APGP_CSIRO_Sfru_2.0, whole genome shotgun sequence genome contains a region encoding:
- the LOC118271100 gene encoding LOW QUALITY PROTEIN: hemicentin-1 (The sequence of the model RefSeq protein was modified relative to this genomic sequence to represent the inferred CDS: inserted 1 base in 1 codon): protein MLGRIYPLAVLLVFADVVTKASCTEKGSLTFVIDDTLSMTDDINQVKSSVNRIMDIVFNEKASVISNMVLVTFNDPDAHLRTATNNRNEFNRALAAVYVHNNRNYDCREYSMKGLILALESSSRHSHLYVFTDATAKDYDKANIVKELCQKKQAQISFVITGRCTWHYPDEIMHYYYDIAQACSGLAYEVDKNAVSDILKPITDIISGEKILITSTTIPANVYKDIPFDVDDQTEYVIVSVSGKDVYLRVTGPNARQENLMWNANGKVVKLVNVQSGKYTATVRGASQTSVVIVGRSDFLFNHGFSVLKPKSLSDTSLQPIANTNVHLSVLVTDKRQTVEILSARILGMDENPIRPDLPLTKISKDFYVTPALVTPTDRFKVEVIGRVRATGRTIKRIAKIPITPQEPPIKLPDKQVPKPVISEGRETTVEYNSSLKLTCKVTAFPEPKISWYNKKGQQIDSKSSMVEYPYDYISYLETPVTKQDTTYTCIAVNDMGSNGASIKVKVKDAFTVVNNVSPKVNMEYGKPGTLKCDIKSRLPMDIRWYYMDELTGIKKEVTNSHEITMSADKTGLTIKKVDLNSAGKYICIASLVNDRNVRKQLTQRVEVTGIAAPKIQMPANVKAVKGKAVTLECKVSGVPKPTIKWQFRGKSGSKFVPLAETGSVLRINNVEAKHDGQYKCVAENALAKDEKVTTLIVQETPKIVSRPTTTYQSTEGDAILKIPCVAVGDPKPTITWKMDGRPIAVPSSKYVVEDGALIIKYPTVTDTKSYECVATNEAGSVSTTFKTFIRQKPQVAGVATKKVYLGMPVDIECKIVKGWPKPNIRWFVNNSGKQFVPIAGTLDVMHIAKAENKHTGRYKCVAQNEAGTAEHITSLTVESRPEIVTKPKPVEAIEGDLAIKIPCDVVGVPRPVITWKLKGAVIKPNSKYSFDNGSLVIQKPNKSDVAKYTCEANNYLGSASSTTDLTFEKRPSTFGTKHFVYLLYGENKNIECEAYRSKSQTLKWFDNEGELNKKSIQITKASVSNDGNYTCHVSDKQGHTETHTYIVNVGGXTKLLADNPLNDWRGEIQEIQSNCDSDAKPQATVQWKYNGKVIPDRDVQDLGVIYKWGHYTCNVSNPHGFVLKEFDVKSSVCLIPKNLKDAEYMPLVLDNSGAWPTWETTKYFSVVEQEEIITLSCPNHKDASNSFKKFPSKTKLKAYCNKEDVFMVDGKMYKLSDLQCTQGVRPSVAKKNAKCLKGNSELIKVGYNIGGFLESYEVCFDNDVRMPRYIRNIVTAKNDKLSTTDVWRTYPGIDKGHNEKAFTCKNKLSSCCYAKSQLVEAKDFKYAAEMNTTFIDPLNVVPAWRPCSASQTSWASINKMVREQAFYDEFVVWSGTDTWQKKNGAVIPRYLWKVIRFDDDEIYAIVHVNDRAPTDSDIKCKNVCNSESEPWFKVSDKYTYCCSLPDFLKAFDYRDTDIGGPLSDAD from the exons ATGTTGGGGCGGATTTATCCGCTGGCGGTGTTGTTAGTATTCGCTGATGTTGTTACGAAAGCATCATGCACAGAGAAAGGGAGTTTGACTTTTGTAATAGATGACACTCTCTCGATGACGGATGACATAAATCAAGTCAAAAGCAGCGTAAACCGGATCATGGATATCGTGTTCAATGAGAAGGCTAGCGTGATCAGCAACATGGTGCTCGTCACATTCAATGACCCAG ATGCACATCTGAGAACGGCGACTAACAATCGTAACGAATTTAACCGAGCATTGGCAGCGGTTTACGTTCACAACAATCGTAACTATGACTGCCGAGAATATTCTATGAAAGGATTGATTCTTGCTTTGGAAAGCAGTAGCCGTCACTCCCACTTATACGTGTTCACCGATGCTACAGCCAAAGATTATGATAAAGCTAACATTGTCAAAGAATTGTGTCAGAAAAAGCAAGCTCAG ATTTCTTTTGTGATAACCGGCCGTTGTACCTGGCATTACCCAGATGAAATTAtgcattattattatgatatagcCCAGGCGTGTTCCGGCCTGGCATATGAAGTAGACAAAAATGCAGTTTCAGAT ATACTCAAACCAATAACCGATATTATAAGTGGCGAAAAGATTCTAATTACTTCAACGACTATTCCAGCCAATGTTTATAAAGATATCCCG TTCGATGTAGATGACCAAACCGAATACGTCATTGTTTCCGTATCGGGTAAGGACGTGTACCTGAGAGTAACTGGACCCAACGCTAGACAAGAGAACTTAATGTGGAATGCCAATGGCAAA GTGGTGAAGTTGGTCAACGTACAGTCGGGCAAGTACACTGCTACCGTGAGAGGTGCATCGCAGACATCCGTCGTCATAGTGGGCAGGTCTGATTTCCTCTTCAATCATGGTTTCTCGGTGCTGAAGCCCAAGTCACTCAGCGACACGTCTCTCCAACCAATCGCCA ATACAAATGTCCACCTGTCAGTATTAGTTACTGATAAACGCCAAACAGTGGAAATATTAAGTGCGCGGATCTTAGGAATGGACGAAAATCCGATTAGACCAGATCTTCCTTTGACCAAAATTTCTAAAGATTTTTACGTTACACCAGCTTTAGTTACTCCCACAGATAGGTTTAAAGTGGAA gtgaTTGGGAGAGTGAGAGCAACGGGTCGCACTATAAAGCGTATCGCGAAGATTCCCATCACGCCCCAGGAACCACCAataa AATTACCCGACAAACAAGTCCCCAAGCCGGTGATATCTGAGGGCAGAGAAACAACAGTAGAATACAATAGTTCGTTGAAATTAACTTGCAAAGTGACCGCATTCCCTGAGCCTAAAATATCTTGGTATAATAAAAAGGGACAACAAATCGATTCTAAA AGTTCAATGGTTGAATACCCGTATGATTACATAAGTTATCTGGAGACGCCTGTCACAAAACAAGATACGACATATACTTGCATAGCAGTGAATGATATGGGAAGTAATGGAGCTTCaattaaagtcaaagtaaaagaCGCTTTCACTGTAGTTAATAATGTCAGTCCaa AGGTGAACATGGAATACGGCAAACCGGGAACTCTCAAATGTGACATCAAATCGCGACTCCCCATGGACATCCGTTGGTACTATATGGATGAACTAACTGGAATAAAGAAGGAAGTAACTAATTCTCACGAGATCACAATGTCAGCAGACAAAACCGGACTAACAATAAAGAAAGTAGATTTGAATTCAGCTGGAAAATATATCTGTATCGCTTCTCTAGTAAACGACAGGAATGTAAGAAAGCAATTGACTCAACGAGTTGAAGTAACTGgtatag cTGCACCGAAAATACAAATGCCAGCCAACGTAAAAGCGGTCAAGGGTAAAGCTGTCACATTGGAATGCAA AGTAAGTGGTGTACCAAAACCGACCATTAAATGGCAGTTTAGAGGCAAATCTGGTTCCAAATTTGTACCACTGGCTGAGACTGGAAGCGTGCTACGTATCAATAATGTAGAAGCCAAACACGATGGTCAATACAAGTGTGTGGCAGAAAATGCATTAGCCAAGGATGAGAAGGTTACAACATTAATCGTTCAAG aaacaccaaagataGTATCCAGACCAACTACTACGTATCAAAGTACTGAAGGAGACGCTATTTTGAAGATACCATGTGTCGCCGTTGGAGACCCAAAACCAACTATCACCTGGAAAATGGATGGTCGGCCCATTGCAGTGCCAA GTTCCAAGTATGTGGTAGAAGATGGGGcacttataattaaatatccGACAGTAACAGATACCAAATCGTACGAATGTGTAGCTACAAATGAGGCCGGCTCAGTATCCACGACATTCAAAACTTTCATACGAC AGAAACCACAAGTTGCAGGTGTTGCTACTAAGAAGGTCTACCTCGGGATGCCCGTTGATATCGAATGCAA GATTGTCAAGGGTTGGCCGAAACCGAACATAAGATGGTTCGTGAATAACTCGGGAAAACAATTTGTGCCAATCGCCGGAACGCTAGACGTGATGCATATTGCGAAGGCTGAGAACAAACACACAGGTCGCTACAAGTGTGTGGCACAGAACGAAGCTGGCACGGCCGAACACATCACTAGTCTTACTGTGGAAT CACGACCAGAAATCGTGACAAAGCCTAAACCAGTAGAAGCCATAGAAGGCGATCTAGCAATAAAGATACCTTGCGATGTGGTAGGCGTTCCACGACCTGTTATCACATGGAAACTCAAAGGAGCTGTCATCAAACCCA ATTCAAAATATTCGTTTGACAACGGATCCTTGGTTATCCAGAAACCGAATAAAAGTGATGTTGCAAAATACACATGTGAAGCTAATAACTATCTTGGGTCAGCCAGCTCCACGACCGACCTTACATTTGAAA aacGACCCAGCACCTTCGGAACAAAACATTTCGTGTACCTATTATATGGTGAAAATAAGAATATCGAATGTGAGGCGTATCGATCTAAATCTCAAACGCTTAAATGGTTCGAT AATGAAGGAGAGTTGAATAAAAAATCCATTCAAATAACTAAAGCATCAGTTTCAAATGACGGCAACTACACATGCCACGTGAGTGACAAGCAGGGACACACagaaacacacacatacatcgTGAATGTGGGCG CCACCAAACTATTGGCAGATAATCCTCTCAATGATTGGCGCGGTGAAATACAAGAAATCCAATCTAACTGCGATAGTGACGCAAAACCACAAGCTACA GTTCAATGGAAATACAATGGTAAAGTGATACCTGATAGAGATGTGCAGGATCTAGGAGTCATCTACAAATGGGGTCATTATACTTGCAACGTCTCTAATCCACACGGCTTTGTATTGAAAGAGTTTGACGTAAAGTCTTCTG TGTGCTTGATACCCAAAAACTTGAAAGACGCCGAGTATATGCCCCTCGTACTTGACAACAGTGGTGCTTGGCCTACATGGGAGACCActaaatatttctcagtagtagaacAAGAAGAAATAATTACACTGTCTTGTCCAAACCATAAAGATGCTTCGAACTCCTTCAAAAAGTTCCCATCGAAGACCAAACTAAAAGCATATTGTAACAAAGAAGATGTATTTATGGTAGACGGAAAAATGTATAAACTGTCTGATCTGCAGTGCACACAAGGAGTTCGACCTAGCGTTGCCAAAAAGAACGCTAAGTGCTTAAAAGGCAATTCTGAATTAATAAAAGTTGGATACAACATTGGTGGTTTCTTGGAATCTTATGAAGTCTGCTTTGACAACGATGTACGAATGCCACGATACATTCGCAACATCGTAACAGCAAAGAATGATAAGCTCAGTACTACAGACGTCTGGCGCACCTACCCTGGTATTGATAAAGGTCATAATGAGAAGGCGtttacttgtaaaaataaactgtCATCCTGCTGTTACGCAAAATCACAGCTGGTGGAGGCCAAAGACTTCAAATATGCTGCTGAGATGAACACTACATTTATCGATCCTCTGAATGTAGTTCCAGCCTGGCGCCCTTGTAGTGCTTCTCAG acgTCATGGGCATCTATTAACAAAATGGTAAGAGAGCAGGCGTTCTACGATGAATTTGTCGTCTGGTCTGGAACTGACACATGGCAGAAGAAGAATGGCGCTGTTATACCACGATATTTATGGAAA GTAATTcgttttgatgatgatgaaatttaTGCTATCGTCCACGTGAATGATCGTGCACCAACAGACTCggatattaaatgtaaaaacgtCTGTAACAGTGAATCTGAACCATGGTTCAAAGTCAGTGACAAGTACACGTACTGCTGTTCACTGCCAGATTTCTTAAAGGCATTCGATTATCGTGACACTGATATTGGAG GACCGCTTAGCGATGCagattaa